The Paraconexibacter algicola genome includes the window GGTGCGCGCACGGTCGGACGTCGCGTGCTCGTCGATCGCCCGCACGACCTTGCGCTGCAGGTCCGGGTGGTCGACGTCGGCGCCCGAGTCGATGACTCCGACGCGGATGCCGCCGCCGCGCGCGACGCCCCAGGCGGTCGGCAGCCGCAGCCCGTAGGCCCACCACTGCACCGGCGTCCCCGGGTCCGTCCCGGGGGCGCCCTCGGCATCGATCAGCGCCGGGTCGTTGGGCAGGACGTCGGCGCGGTACGCGAGCCGCCGCGCGACGGTCTGGACGCTGTCGACCCCGGCGGCCCGCCGCAGGCCGCGGGCGACGCCGGCCGCGTCGACTCCGGTGGCGACCTCGAGCTCGGTCAGGCCGATCTCGGGCACGCGGCGCACGACGCGCACGGCGGACGAGGCGGCGGCCCGCGCGGTGGTCGTCGTGGCGCCGGCGGTGGCGCCGGGCTCGGCCAGCACGCTGAGCCGGGTGCCGGCCTGCGCAGGGGTCGTGGCGGCGAGGCCGAGCAGCAGCGCGGCGGCGACGGTGCGGGCGGCCCGCCGGGCCGTGGCGGGCGGCGGCGGGACGCGACGGCGGACGGTCGACGGCGTGGGACGCACCCCCACAGTCTGCCGTGCCGGGCCGCGCGACGGCGCCGATAGCAGCCCCGGCGACGATCTTCGGACGGAGGGTTCGAGGTCGCACGCTCGGGGAACACTCAGCGGACTCCCGCACTTCACCGCCACCCTGATCCCCATGGCCATCCTCCCCCACGCGCTGACGCCCCGGACCCCGCCGGCCCCCGGCACCACCCCGCTGCGCGTGGTCGCCCATGGCGCGCGCAGCGTCCGCGGGCTGCGCCGGATGCGCAACGAGGACGCGGTCCTCCTGGCCTCCCCGCTGCTGGCGGTCGCCGACGGCGTCGGCGGGCACGCCGGCGGGGACGACGCGTCCGCACTGACGGTCGCCGCGCTGCGCCGCGCCGTGCCGGACGGTGCGGTGCGCGATCCCGAGGACGCGCTGCTCGACGCACTCGACGAGGCGAACGCCGCCGTGCGCGCGGCCGCCCGCTCCCGGCGCGTCGAGGGCATGGCCAGCACGGTCGTCGCCGCGCTGCTCACCGCCGAGGGCGTGACCGTCGCCCACGCCGGGGACAGCCGCGCCTACCTCTGGCACGACGGCCGGCTCGAGCGGCTCACCGACGACCACTCGCTCGTCGCCGTGCTCGAGGCACGCGAGCAGATCACCGAGGACGAGGCCCGCCGTCACCCGCTGCGGTCCTCGATCCTGCGGGCGATCGGGCTCGACGACGAGCTCCGCGCCGACGTCGACACCGTGCCGGTCGCGCCGGGCGACGTCCTCGTCCTCTGCACCGACGGCATCAGCGACCAGCTGACCGACGCCGAGATCGCCGACGTGCTCGCCTCCACGACCGACCCGGACGAGGCCTGCGACGTGCTCGTCGCGCTCGCGCGCGAGACCGGCGGCGACGACACGACCGTCGTCGTCGCGCAGCTCGGCTGACGCCGGGGCGGCGGCGGGCCCCCGCCGCGGCCCGTCCTGGGATGATCGGCGCATGTCCTCGGTGGCCGGCGACCTCACGGCGCAGCAGCCCGAGCGCCCCCCGCGCCGCGGACGGCTGACCGGCCTGCGCGACGCGCACCCGGGCGCCCTGATCTCGGCCGCCGGGCTCGCCGTCGTCGTGGCCGGGCTCGCGTGCACGCTCGTCTGGGCGCTGCTGGGCGCGGACACGACCTACTGGCCGGTGTGGGTGTGGATCGGCGGCGGGGCGCCGGTCGCGGCCGCCGCCGCTGTGCGGGTGTCGTGGCGGATCCCGGCCGGACCGGCCCGCTGGGCGAGCGCGCACGCCGGGGTCGGCGCGGTCGCGGCCACGCTGCTCGCGTGCATCTGGCTGCTGACCGGCGGCGGCTTCTGGCTGGCCTGGGTCCTCTTCGGGATGGGCCTGGCGCTGTCCGTCCACGCGCTGCTGGCGTTCGCCGACCGGCTGCCGCCGCGACCGCGCGAGAAGGTCCTGTCGGCGCGCGTCGACGAGCTCGTCCGCACCCGCCGCGCCGCGCTCGACGAGCAGGCGATCGCGCTCGCCCGCATCGAGCGCGACCTCCACGACGGGGCGCAGGCCCGCCTGGTCGCGCTGAGCCTCGCGCTCGGCCGGGCCGAGCAGCGCCTCGGCGAGGACCACGACGCCGCCCCCCTGGTCCGCGACGCGCGCCGCGAGGCGACGGCGGCGATCGCCGAGCTGCGCGACCTCGCGCGCGGGATCGCGCCGCCGATGCTGCAGGAGCGCGGGCTCGTCGCCGCCGTCGAGGCGCTCGCGCACCGCTCCTCCGTCGCGGTGGACGTCCGCGGAGCGCTCCCCGACCGGCTGCCCCCATCGACCGAGCGCGCCGCGTACTTCGTCGTCGCCGAGTCGCTCACCAACGTCGCCAAGCACGCGCCCGACGCGCGCGCGACCGTGTCGCTGTTCGCCTCCGACGGCGCGCTGTGGGTCGAGGTCGCCGACGACGGCCCCGGCGGCGCCGACCCGGCCGGCACCGGGCTGCTCGGCCTGCGCTCCCGCGTCGAGGCGCTCGACGGCCGCCTGACCGTCACCGACCTGGACCCGACCGGCACGCGGGTGCGTGCGGAGCTGCCGTGCGCGTCGTGATCGCCGAGGACCACGTGCTGCTGCGGGCGGGGATCGTGGCGCTGCTGGCGGACCACGACATCGAGGTCGTCGCCGAGGTCGAGGACGGCGAGGGCCTGCTCCGCGTGCTCGGCGGGCACAAGCCCGACCTGGCGATCGTCGACGTGCGGCTTCCGCCGACGTTCACCGACGAGGGCATCCGCGCGGCGATCGAGGCCCGCCGGCGCTGGCCGCAGCTCGGCGTGCTCGTGCTCTCGCAGCACGTCGAGGAGGCGTACACGTCGGAGCTGCTGGCCTCCGGCGGCGGCGGGCTGGGCTACCTGCTGAAGGAGCGCGTCGCCGAGGTCGCCGACTTCGTGGATGCGGTGCACCGCGTCGCCGACGGCGGCACCGCCCTGGACCGCGAGGTCGTCGCGCAGCTCGTGCGCCCGGCCGAGCGCGTGCAGGACGGTCGCCTCGCCGACCTCACGCCCCGCGAGCGGGACGTGCTCGGCCTCATGGCGGAGGGCCGCTCCAACGCCGCGATCGCCCGCGAGCTCGTCGTCACGGCGGGCGCGGTCGAGAAGCACGTCACGAGCATCTTCGGAAAGCTCGACCTGCCGGCCAGCTCCGACGACCACCGGCGCGTCCTCGCCGTCCTCGCCTGGCTGCAGGACCAGGGCTGAGCGGGACGGCACCGGGGGTTACCCCCACCCCGGCCGGTGGCACCCCCCATCGCTGCGCCGCGCGGCCGCCGCGACGATCCGCTCGTGTCCCTGATCGAGTCCGCCCCGCCCACGAGCGCGTCGCCGGCCCCGGCACGCGACGACGTCCAGCCCTGCCACAACGAGACGCTGGACCGCTTCCTCACCGGCCTGGTCACCGGCATCCCGATCCTCGCGCTCGGCATCGTCGGCTGGCAGCTGTGGAACTCGCTGCTGCACGTCAGCGACCTGATCGTGCTGGCGATCATGTACGTGATCACCTGCCTGGGGATCACCGTCGGCTTCCACCGCCTGTTCACGCACCGCAGCTTCAAGACGGGACCGCGCACGCGCGGCGTCCTCGCGGTCATGGGGATGATGGCGATCGAGGGCCCGGTGATCTCCTGGGTCGCCGACCACCGCAAGCACCACGCGTTCAGCGACCACGAGGGCGACCCGCACTCCCCGCACCTGCACGGTCACGGCCTCAAGGGCGCGCTGCACGGCCTGTTCCACGCGCACGTCGGCTGGATCTTCATGCACGACCAGCGCGGCTCGCACGACCGCTACGCCCCCGACCTGCAGGACGACCCCGTCGTCTCCTGGGCCAACGGCAAGTTCTTCTACTGGGTGCTGCTGGGCCTGGCGCTCCCGTTCGGCCTCGGCTGGCTGATCGGCGGCTCGCTGGCCACCGCGCTCACCGGCCTGCTGTGGGGCGGCGCCGTGCGGATGCTGCTGCTGCACCACGTCACCTACTCGATCAACTCGATCTGCCACGTGTTCGGGCGCAAGGCCTACGAGTCCGACGACGAGTCCCGCAACGTCGGCTGGCTCGCGCTGTTCTCGATGGGCGAGTCGTGGCACAACAACCACCACGCCTTCCCGACCTCCGCGCACCACGGGCTGCGCTGGTACCAGGTCGATCTCTCGGCGCTCGTGATCCGCGGCATGGAGCGCGTCGGGCTCGCGTGGGACGTCGTGCGCCCCAGCGCCGAGCGGATGGCCGCCAAGCAGCGCTGAGCGCGCGCTCAAGCAGGCCGGGGGATCTGCCGATCCTCCGGCCATGCCGTACCCCGTGCCCAGCACCGAGGGCGCCCGGATGGCCGTGCTCGAGGACCTCGAGATCCTCGACACGCCGGCCGAGGCCCTCTACGACGACGTCGTCGCGCTCGCCGCGGCGATCTGCCGCACCCCGATCGCGGTCGTGAACCTCGTCGACGCGGACCGGCAGTGGGGCAAGGCGCTCGTGGGACTGCCGAGCTCGGAGGCCCCACGGGAGCAGTCGTTCTGCGCGCGCACGATCGTCGCGCCCGACGGCACCATGGTCGTCCCGGACACGCTGCAGGACGCGACCTGGGCGCAGAACGCGATGGTCCTCGGCGCCCCGCACCTTCGCTTCTACGCCGGCGCGGCCATCCACGCCGACGGCCAGCCGGTCGGCACGCTGTGCGTCGCCGACAGCACGCCGCGCGAGCTCGACCCGCAGGCGCTGTCGGCGCTGCAGGTGCTCGCCCGGCAGGTCTCCGCGAACCTCGAGCTGCGGCTGCGCTCACGCGAGCTGCGCGCCGCCAACAGCGAGCTGCGACGTCTCGCCGTCCAGGACCCGCTGACCGGACTGGCGAACCGCACGCTGCTGCTCGACCGGCTGGAGCTCGCCCTGCGCGTCCGCGCCCGCGCCCGCTCCGGTGGCGCGGTCGGGGTCCTCTTCGGCGACCTCGACGGGCTCAAGCACGTCAACGACACCTACGGCCACCAGGCCGGCGACGAGCTGCTGCGCGCGGTCGGCCGGCGCCTGGCCCGCCGCGCCCGCGGGACCGACACGGTCGCGCGGATCGCGGGCGACGAGTTCGTGATCGTCTGCTCGCGGCTGCCCGGGGAGGCGGAGCTCACCGCGGTCGGCGAGCGCCTGAGCACCGGAGTCGCGGCGCCTGTCCCCGGCCTGCCCGACGAGATCGTCCCGCGGCTGAGCTTCGGCGCCGCGATCGCCCGTGACGGCGAGGACGCCGCCGGGATCCTCGCCCGCGCCGACGCCGCCATGTACGTGGCCAAGCAGGCCCGGCGCGCGGCGCGCGTGCTCGTCGCGGACTGACGGCCCGCGGGTTGTGGCCGCGCCCCAAGCCGGGCGCGACGGCGGCTCGTAGCGTCGCCGTCATGGTCGACCGCACGAACCGCTGCTACCGCCTGCGCCGCCGCCCGGACGGGCTCGTCACGCCGCAGGACCTCGAGCTCGTCGAGGAGGGGATCCCGCCGCTGCGGGACGGGCAGGCGCTCGTGCGCACGAGCTGGCTGTCGGTCGACCCGACGAACCGGATCTGGATGAGCGACCTGCGCGGATACCTCCCGCCGGTGGCGATCGACGCGGTGATGCGCGGCCTCGGGATCGGCGAGGTCGTCGAGTCGCGCCGCGACGACTTCCCGGTCGGGGCGCACGTGACCGGCATGCTCGGCTTCCAGGACCACTGCCTCGTCGACGACGCGCTGCTGGAGGCACCGCTGACCGTGCTGCCCGACCCGCTGCCCGCGCCGCCGCAGGCGCTGCTGGGCGCGCTCGGGCACACCGGCATCACCGCCTGGCTCGGGATCGAGGACATCTGCCGGCCGGCCGCCGGGGAGACCGTCGTGGTGTCCGCGGCTGCGGGGGCCGTCGGGTCGATCGCCGGGCAGCTCGCCAAGGCGCGCGGCGCCCGCGTCGTCGGGCTCGCCGGGTCCCCGGAGAAGTGCCGGCACGTCGTCGAGGACCTCGGCTTCGACGCGTGCGTGAACTACAAGGACCTCGACTGGGCCGAGCAGCTCGCGCGCGCCACGCCGGACGGGGTCGACGCGGACTTCGAGAACGTCGGCGGCGAGATCATGGACGCGGTCCTGCTGCGGCTGAACATCGGGGCGCGGATCGCGCTGTGCGGGATGATCAGCGAGTACAACGACTACGGCCCCGGCGGGGGTTCGACGGTCCCGGGCCAACGGGCGATCGGCCAGCTGATCATGCAGCGGGCGACGATGACCGGCTTCCTCGTGCTCGACCACGCGGCCCGCTTCCCCGAGGCGATCGCCGCGCTGGCCGCGCTCGCCGCGGAGGGCCGCCTGCGCTGGACCGACACGGTGGTCGACGGGTTCGAGTCGACGATCGACGCGCTGAACCAGCTGTTCGCCGGGGCGAACACCGGCAAGCTCCTCGTGCGCGTCTGACGCGTACGCTCCCGGGGCGTGCCCGAGTCCTACACCGACGCCCCGTTCCTCACCGGCCGCTTCGACGACGCGCTCGCGTACGCGGCCGCGCACCACGCCACGCAGCTGCGCAAGGGCACGCCCGTGCCGTACGTGGCGCACCTGCTCGCGGTGGCGTCGCTCGTCCTGGAGATGCACGGCGACGAGGACGAGGCGATCGGCGCGCTGCTGCACGACGTCGTCGAGGACGGCGGTGGCCGGGAGGCGCTCGCCGAGATCGAGGAGCGGTTCGGGGGCCCGGTCGCCGCGATCGTGCTCGCCAACAGCGACCGGGTCGACGTCCCCGACGACGAGGACGGGGACCCGCGCGACCGCGGTGCCGCCTGGTACCGGCGCAAGGTCGCGTACGTGCGCGCGTTCCCGGAGAAGTCGCCGGCCGCCCTG containing:
- a CDS encoding PP2C family protein-serine/threonine phosphatase, translating into MAILPHALTPRTPPAPGTTPLRVVAHGARSVRGLRRMRNEDAVLLASPLLAVADGVGGHAGGDDASALTVAALRRAVPDGAVRDPEDALLDALDEANAAVRAAARSRRVEGMASTVVAALLTAEGVTVAHAGDSRAYLWHDGRLERLTDDHSLVAVLEAREQITEDEARRHPLRSSILRAIGLDDELRADVDTVPVAPGDVLVLCTDGISDQLTDAEIADVLASTTDPDEACDVLVALARETGGDDTTVVVAQLG
- a CDS encoding sensor histidine kinase yields the protein MSSVAGDLTAQQPERPPRRGRLTGLRDAHPGALISAAGLAVVVAGLACTLVWALLGADTTYWPVWVWIGGGAPVAAAAAVRVSWRIPAGPARWASAHAGVGAVAATLLACIWLLTGGGFWLAWVLFGMGLALSVHALLAFADRLPPRPREKVLSARVDELVRTRRAALDEQAIALARIERDLHDGAQARLVALSLALGRAEQRLGEDHDAAPLVRDARREATAAIAELRDLARGIAPPMLQERGLVAAVEALAHRSSVAVDVRGALPDRLPPSTERAAYFVVAESLTNVAKHAPDARATVSLFASDGALWVEVADDGPGGADPAGTGLLGLRSRVEALDGRLTVTDLDPTGTRVRAELPCAS
- a CDS encoding response regulator, with translation MRVVIAEDHVLLRAGIVALLADHDIEVVAEVEDGEGLLRVLGGHKPDLAIVDVRLPPTFTDEGIRAAIEARRRWPQLGVLVLSQHVEEAYTSELLASGGGGLGYLLKERVAEVADFVDAVHRVADGGTALDREVVAQLVRPAERVQDGRLADLTPRERDVLGLMAEGRSNAAIARELVVTAGAVEKHVTSIFGKLDLPASSDDHRRVLAVLAWLQDQG
- a CDS encoding acyl-CoA desaturase, giving the protein MSLIESAPPTSASPAPARDDVQPCHNETLDRFLTGLVTGIPILALGIVGWQLWNSLLHVSDLIVLAIMYVITCLGITVGFHRLFTHRSFKTGPRTRGVLAVMGMMAIEGPVISWVADHRKHHAFSDHEGDPHSPHLHGHGLKGALHGLFHAHVGWIFMHDQRGSHDRYAPDLQDDPVVSWANGKFFYWVLLGLALPFGLGWLIGGSLATALTGLLWGGAVRMLLLHHVTYSINSICHVFGRKAYESDDESRNVGWLALFSMGESWHNNHHAFPTSAHHGLRWYQVDLSALVIRGMERVGLAWDVVRPSAERMAAKQR
- a CDS encoding diguanylate cyclase domain-containing protein, with the translated sequence MPYPVPSTEGARMAVLEDLEILDTPAEALYDDVVALAAAICRTPIAVVNLVDADRQWGKALVGLPSSEAPREQSFCARTIVAPDGTMVVPDTLQDATWAQNAMVLGAPHLRFYAGAAIHADGQPVGTLCVADSTPRELDPQALSALQVLARQVSANLELRLRSRELRAANSELRRLAVQDPLTGLANRTLLLDRLELALRVRARARSGGAVGVLFGDLDGLKHVNDTYGHQAGDELLRAVGRRLARRARGTDTVARIAGDEFVIVCSRLPGEAELTAVGERLSTGVAAPVPGLPDEIVPRLSFGAAIARDGEDAAGILARADAAMYVAKQARRAARVLVAD
- a CDS encoding NADP-dependent oxidoreductase produces the protein MVDRTNRCYRLRRRPDGLVTPQDLELVEEGIPPLRDGQALVRTSWLSVDPTNRIWMSDLRGYLPPVAIDAVMRGLGIGEVVESRRDDFPVGAHVTGMLGFQDHCLVDDALLEAPLTVLPDPLPAPPQALLGALGHTGITAWLGIEDICRPAAGETVVVSAAAGAVGSIAGQLAKARGARVVGLAGSPEKCRHVVEDLGFDACVNYKDLDWAEQLARATPDGVDADFENVGGEIMDAVLLRLNIGARIALCGMISEYNDYGPGGGSTVPGQRAIGQLIMQRATMTGFLVLDHAARFPEAIAALAALAAEGRLRWTDTVVDGFESTIDALNQLFAGANTGKLLVRV
- a CDS encoding HD domain-containing protein, with product MPESYTDAPFLTGRFDDALAYAAAHHATQLRKGTPVPYVAHLLAVASLVLEMHGDEDEAIGALLHDVVEDGGGREALAEIEERFGGPVAAIVLANSDRVDVPDDEDGDPRDRGAAWYRRKVAYVRAFPEKSPAALRVSLADKLHNARSILLDYRTHGDDLWARFKQGQGLATRVYYREIALAFEREEHRIGAAARPYVGELRRVVDAITALAEEHQGPDTRVGFDG